One window of the Hypanus sabinus isolate sHypSab1 chromosome 13, sHypSab1.hap1, whole genome shotgun sequence genome contains the following:
- the mest gene encoding mesoderm-specific transcript homolog protein, with protein sequence MGLGEEAGSGQWSGDTARSGPGPGPDRTGPEAKEFSGAAALEYEDSPECRMKEWWIQVALLAAPLIAVYLHLPPPILSPSLYSWRAGGAFFTFKDHRIFYRDSIGAFGSSDTVILLHGFPTSSYDWHKIWEGLTLRFNRVIAVDFLGFGFSDKPRLHRYSIFEQADIVQGLMAELGLAQQKVNILAHDYGDTVALELLYRSERGNPGHLIINSLCLSNGGIFPETNHPRFLQKLLKNSGCFSPIFTRLMNYYFFSKGISAVFGPHTQPTTAEYWDMWTAVRINDGNLVMDSILQFVNQRWKYRDRWVGALISASVPLHLIYGPMDSVNPHPEFLNLYRKLVPKSTVSILDDHISHYPQLEDPVGFKQAYTNFINSF encoded by the exons ATGGGGCTGGGGGAGGAGGCGGGGTCAGGTCAGTGGAGCGGCGACACTGCCCGATCCGGACCCGGACCCGGACCCGACCGGACCGGACCGGAGGCGAAAGAGTTTTCAGGTGCGGCGGCCCTTGAGTATGAGGACTCACCCGAGTGCAG GATGAAAGAGTGGTGGATCCAAGTTGCACTTCTTGCTGCTCCTCTAATAGCTGTCtaccttcaccttcctcctcctATTCTCTCACCATCCCTTTATTCATGGCGGGCTGGTGGAGCATTCTTCACCTTCAAAGACCACCGCATATTTTACAgag ATTCCATAGGTGCTTTTGGTAGCTCTGACACAGTGATACTTTTGCATGGCTTCCCAACATCAAGCTATGATTGGCACAAG ATCTGGGAAGGCTTGACATTGAGGTTTAATCGTGTTATCGCAGTAGATTTTCTTGGCTTTGGATTCAGCGATAAACCT AGGCTGCACAGATACTCCATCTTTGAGCAGGCAGATATCGTGCAGGGGCTAATGGCGGAACTGGGCCTAGCTCAGCAGAAGGTCAATATCCTGGCTCATGATTATGGAGACACTGTTGCATTGGAGCTGCTCTACAG GTCTGAACGTGGTAATCCTGGACATCTGATTATTAACAGCCTGTGTTTATCAAATGGAG GAATTTTTCCAGAGACAAACCACCCACGATTTCTGCAAAAG TTACTCAAAAACAGTGGTTGCTTTTCACCAATCTTCACCAGACTTATGAACTACTATTTTTTCTCAAAAGG GATCAGCGCAGTGTTTGGACCTCACACACAGCCAACAACTGCAGAGTACTGGGACATGTGGACTGCTGTTCGGATCAATGATGGGAATCTAGTAATGGACAG TATTTTGCAGTTCGTCAATCAAAGATGGAAGTACAGAGATCGATGGGTAGGAGCCTTGATTTCTGCCTCTGTTCCAT TACATTTAATCTATGGACCGATGGATTCTGTGAACCCTCACCCTGAATTTCTGAATCTTTATCG GAAATTGGTACCAAAATCAACAGTGTCAATCCTCGATGACCATATCAGCCATTACCCTCAGCTTGAGGACCCTGTGGGCTTCAAACAAGCTTACACAAACTTCATCAACTCCTTCTGA